A genomic stretch from Bacteroidota bacterium includes:
- a CDS encoding HU family DNA-binding protein, with the protein MNKGDLIDAMASDAEITKTQAAAALDSYMTNIRKTLKKGDKVTLVGFGTFSVSKRAARTGRNPQTGKAIKIAAKNVVRFKAGKELSAAV; encoded by the coding sequence ATGAACAAAGGAGATTTAATTGATGCTATGGCATCTGATGCCGAGATCACAAAAACACAAGCAGCTGCCGCATTGGATAGCTACATGACAAACATCCGTAAAACATTAAAAAAAGGTGATAAAGTTACCTTAGTAGGTTTCGGAACTTTTTCAGTTTCTAAACGTGCTGCACGTACAGGTCGTAATCCTCAAACAGGAAAAGCTATCAAGATTGCCGCTAAAAACGTAGTACGTTTCAAAGCAGGTAAGGAACTTTCTGCTGCTGTTTAA
- a CDS encoding rhodanese-like domain-containing protein — MLEGLLKLIGYKPMDYKKLMSEGAIIVDVRTKQEFNSGHIKGSINIPLDVLGNNLKKLDKNKSVITCCASGMRSASAKGILNSKGYTAFNGGGWNGLERKLVK; from the coding sequence ATGTTAGAAGGACTATTAAAATTGATTGGTTATAAACCGATGGATTATAAAAAATTAATGTCAGAAGGTGCCATCATAGTAGATGTGCGCACAAAACAAGAATTTAATTCAGGACATATTAAAGGATCCATAAATATTCCATTAGATGTTTTGGGAAATAATTTAAAGAAGTTGGATAAAAACAAATCGGTAATCACTTGTTGTGCATCTGGTATGCGCAGTGCTTCTGCAAAAGGTATATTGAATTCTAAAGGCTACACTGCATTTAATGGTGGTGGATGGAACGGTTTGGAACGTAAACTTGTAAAATAA
- a CDS encoding IPExxxVDY family protein has protein sequence MFWENANLHISAWSISETSQVNLSTFATNKVMAKKSVLKISTEYDFVLAGLICGLPDYRLCWYLNHALMLDFSKAEDITITIPELHIQQSFTRFFFEEEITKSTFWVLQNKAGGEFLLPELKQVDFILLIRGNYYKTKFKAIENKMHAIQEIQTIIAVDTNNLKNKDRLLFE, from the coding sequence ATGTTCTGGGAAAATGCAAATTTACATATATCGGCATGGAGTATTTCTGAAACATCTCAAGTGAACCTTAGTACATTTGCAACCAACAAAGTGATGGCAAAAAAGAGTGTTTTAAAAATTAGTACGGAATATGATTTTGTACTTGCAGGATTAATCTGTGGTTTGCCGGATTATCGTTTATGCTGGTATCTGAATCATGCATTGATGCTTGATTTTTCAAAAGCAGAAGATATTACTATCACCATTCCGGAATTGCATATTCAGCAGAGCTTTACAAGATTTTTTTTCGAAGAAGAAATTACGAAGTCCACATTTTGGGTTTTGCAAAATAAAGCAGGAGGTGAATTTTTATTACCTGAACTTAAACAGGTGGATTTTATCTTATTGATAAGAGGCAATTATTATAAAACTAAATTTAAGGCAATTGAAAATAAAATGCATGCAATTCAGGAAATACAAACAATTATTGCAGTGGACACAAATAATTTAAAAAACAAGGACAGACTTTTATTTGAATAA
- a CDS encoding integration host factor subunit beta — MRKADLVNRISEKTGIPKVDVLVSIEAFCKEIKEALASGENVYIRGFGSFTVKTRKAKIGRNIKKNIAIEIPEQKIPAFKPAKIFMNRVKLGTKK, encoded by the coding sequence ATGAGAAAGGCAGATCTTGTGAATAGAATTTCAGAAAAAACCGGTATTCCGAAGGTTGATGTACTTGTAAGTATTGAAGCTTTCTGTAAGGAAATAAAAGAAGCGCTTGCTTCTGGTGAAAATGTGTATATACGTGGCTTCGGTAGTTTTACTGTTAAAACTCGTAAGGCCAAAATTGGTCGGAACATCAAAAAAAATATTGCTATTGAGATTCCTGAGCAAAAAATTCCGGCTTTTAAACCTGCCAAAATTTTTATGAACAGGGTTAAGCTGGGCACCAAAAAATAA
- a CDS encoding Crp/Fnr family transcriptional regulator encodes MHMPPDAVVLQQQDFVRFLPFLLQGSIKVMGNDDNGNEILLYYLHPGETCIMSVLGSLNNERSKVKALVEEEAEILFIPVEKSKYLVSQYPAWSEFIFRLYHKRFEELLRVVNSIAFKKIDERLEEFLKNKSAITSSKEIIVTHQQIADELGTAREVVSRLLKQMEKEKKLMLGRNKITLL; translated from the coding sequence ATGCATATGCCACCCGACGCAGTTGTTTTACAGCAACAGGATTTTGTTAGATTTCTTCCTTTTCTGCTTCAGGGGTCCATTAAAGTTATGGGTAATGATGATAACGGAAACGAAATATTATTGTATTACCTACACCCCGGCGAAACCTGCATCATGTCCGTACTTGGATCATTAAATAATGAGCGGAGTAAAGTAAAAGCCTTAGTAGAAGAAGAGGCTGAAATTCTTTTTATTCCTGTAGAAAAATCTAAATACTTAGTCAGTCAATATCCTGCTTGGTCTGAATTTATTTTCAGGTTATATCACAAACGCTTTGAAGAATTATTGCGAGTAGTAAATAGCATTGCTTTCAAAAAAATTGATGAGCGATTGGAAGAATTTCTAAAAAATAAATCTGCAATCACAAGCTCCAAAGAAATCATAGTTACACATCAGCAAATCGCCGATGAATTAGGGACGGCAAGAGAAGTGGTTTCCCGCTTACTTAAACAAATGGAGAAAGAAAAAAAGCTTATGCTCGGTAGAAATAAAATTACACTTCTGTAA
- the recG gene encoding ATP-dependent DNA helicase RecG yields the protein MSNTLQTSLVYLKGVGQTRAALLAKELELYSYNDLLSYYPFRYIDKTEFTFIKDIPLKNSSVQLKGKLNSIQLIGSKSAQRLSARLDDGTGSIELIWFRAISWLQKTLIENQEYLVYGKPVLFNSKFNITHPDIDIVSAEEDALSGKLEPVYSIPDKLKTKNITSKVFAKITKHLTDAIVPADLPENIPTHLLQKYRLISRYQSCKWIHHPENFNQADQATRRIKFEELFIDQMRILKTKTTRQLKGKGFVFDNIENYFKTFYATILPFELTNAQKKVIKEIRKDVLSGHQMNRLLQGDVGSGKTMVAFITLLMAIDNNYQTAFMAPTEILAQQHFKGLQKFCNQLGIPIALLTGNTKSAERKRIFKDLLSGELKIIIGTHALIEDKVQFAQLGIVVIDEQHRFGVEQRGKMWIKNETPPHILVMTATPIPRTLAMTVYGDLDVSIIDELPPGRKEIKTVHRNESKRLSVFGFMKEQITEGRQVYIVYPLIEESEKLDLNNLMQGVQAIEKAFPRPQYQISIVHGRMKQEDKDFEMQRFLKKETQIMVATTVIEVGVDVPNATVMIIENSERFGLAQLHQLRGRVGRGSNQSYCILMTGNKLSNEARLRIKTMLETNDGFKISEVDMHLRGHGEIDGTKQSGISNYKLANIFKDENVLQEARASAEELLNADPFLQAPEHSALKDYMNKEFRKAKFWGKVS from the coding sequence ATGAGTAATACATTACAAACATCATTAGTGTATCTGAAAGGCGTTGGGCAAACCCGTGCTGCATTGCTCGCTAAAGAGTTAGAGCTTTACAGTTATAACGATTTACTCTCCTATTATCCATTTAGATATATTGATAAAACAGAATTCACTTTTATAAAAGATATTCCATTAAAAAATTCTTCAGTTCAATTAAAAGGCAAATTAAATAGCATTCAATTAATAGGTAGTAAAAGTGCGCAGAGATTATCTGCAAGATTAGATGATGGCACTGGAAGCATTGAATTAATTTGGTTTCGTGCTATTAGTTGGTTGCAAAAAACATTAATTGAAAATCAAGAGTATTTGGTGTATGGCAAACCGGTTTTATTTAATAGTAAATTCAATATCACACATCCTGATATAGATATTGTATCTGCGGAAGAAGATGCGTTATCCGGAAAGTTAGAACCGGTGTACAGCATTCCTGATAAACTGAAAACAAAAAATATTACCAGTAAAGTATTTGCTAAAATCACAAAGCACTTAACAGATGCAATTGTGCCTGCGGATTTACCGGAAAATATTCCCACACATTTATTACAGAAATACAGACTTATTTCCCGCTATCAATCGTGTAAATGGATTCATCATCCTGAAAATTTTAATCAAGCTGATCAGGCTACACGCCGTATTAAGTTTGAAGAATTATTTATTGACCAAATGAGAATTCTAAAAACTAAAACAACACGGCAATTAAAAGGAAAAGGATTTGTATTTGACAATATTGAAAATTATTTCAAAACATTTTATGCAACTATTCTACCCTTTGAACTTACCAATGCACAAAAGAAAGTTATTAAAGAAATTCGTAAAGATGTATTGAGCGGACATCAAATGAACCGCCTGTTGCAAGGGGATGTGGGTTCTGGAAAAACTATGGTTGCGTTTATCACTTTATTAATGGCGATAGATAATAATTATCAAACAGCATTTATGGCGCCTACCGAAATTCTTGCGCAACAACATTTTAAAGGACTTCAAAAATTTTGTAATCAATTGGGAATTCCAATTGCTTTATTAACCGGCAATACAAAATCTGCCGAAAGAAAAAGAATTTTTAAAGATTTATTATCCGGCGAATTAAAAATAATAATCGGTACTCATGCCCTTATTGAAGATAAAGTGCAATTTGCGCAATTGGGAATAGTTGTTATAGATGAACAACATCGTTTTGGAGTGGAACAACGTGGGAAGATGTGGATTAAAAATGAAACGCCACCACATATATTAGTGATGACTGCAACACCAATTCCACGTACACTTGCTATGACAGTATACGGAGACTTGGATGTTAGTATTATTGATGAATTACCTCCGGGCAGAAAGGAAATAAAAACAGTGCACCGCAATGAAAGCAAACGATTGTCTGTGTTTGGTTTTATGAAAGAACAAATTACAGAAGGCCGACAAGTATATATTGTATATCCATTAATTGAAGAATCTGAAAAATTAGATTTAAATAATTTAATGCAAGGAGTGCAGGCAATTGAAAAAGCATTTCCACGTCCGCAATATCAAATTAGTATTGTGCATGGCAGGATGAAACAAGAAGATAAAGATTTTGAAATGCAGCGCTTTCTAAAAAAAGAAACGCAGATAATGGTGGCAACTACTGTTATAGAAGTGGGTGTGGATGTGCCGAACGCTACTGTTATGATTATTGAAAATTCCGAGCGATTTGGTTTAGCGCAATTACATCAGTTGCGTGGCAGAGTTGGTCGTGGTAGCAATCAATCATATTGTATTTTAATGACAGGAAATAAATTAAGTAATGAAGCAAGATTGCGCATTAAAACAATGCTTGAAACAAATGATGGATTTAAAATTTCTGAAGTTGATATGCATCTGCGTGGTCATGGTGAAATTGATGGAACGAAACAAAGTGGAATTTCTAATTATAAACTTGCAAATATTTTTAAAGATGAAAATGTATTGCAAGAAGCAAGAGCAAGTGCAGAAGAATTATTAAATGCAGATCCATTTTTGCAGGCGCCTGAACATTCAGCACTTAAAGATTACATGAATAAGGAATTTCGAAAGGCAAAATTCTGGGGTAAGGTCTCCTGA
- a CDS encoding Rne/Rng family ribonuclease: protein MERELIINATSAGEEIALLENKQLVEIHRDRDNTRFNVGDMYLGRVKKINPGLNAVFVDVGYERDAFLHYTDLNPHFRSIVKFTQAAVNGSNVKMENFEKEPLIIKTGKVNNVLSKNMQILVQVIKEPIQTKGPRLSCELSLPGRYLVLTPFNEVVGVSRKIESIDERKRLQKLIESIRPKNFGVIVRTVAAGVSVQKLHEDLLNQLKNWEKLTEQLRVGNAPKLVFSETSKTNTLLRDILNESFNEVIVNDAEIAQEIKNYIKRIAQGREKIVTVHTGNKPVFDAYGVTRQIKSLFGRTVNMESGAYLIIEHTEALHVIDVNSGNKTAVKGDQEQNAFSVNMEAAKEIARQLRLRDIGGIIVIDFIDMRNPENKKNVYNELKTAMENDRAKHTILPISKFGVGQITRQRVRPELSIATQEVCPTCNGTGKIEASILLLDEIERKIKYLIVTQNQKSFKLVLHPYLEAYIKKGNLFNSIQWKWYRLYKRWIKIIASDDYQLVEYRFYDINDEEIVSN from the coding sequence TTGGAAAGAGAATTAATTATTAATGCAACATCAGCAGGTGAAGAAATTGCCCTGCTTGAGAACAAACAACTGGTCGAGATTCATCGTGACCGGGACAATACACGTTTTAATGTCGGTGATATGTATTTGGGTAGGGTTAAAAAAATTAACCCCGGACTAAATGCAGTATTTGTGGATGTGGGTTACGAGCGTGACGCATTTTTGCATTACACAGATTTAAATCCGCATTTCCGATCTATTGTAAAATTCACACAAGCTGCAGTGAATGGTTCCAATGTCAAAATGGAAAATTTTGAAAAAGAACCACTCATCATAAAAACCGGAAAGGTGAATAATGTTCTGAGCAAGAACATGCAGATTCTGGTGCAGGTAATAAAAGAACCTATTCAAACAAAAGGTCCAAGACTCAGTTGCGAATTATCACTTCCCGGAAGATACCTGGTACTTACACCATTTAATGAAGTGGTGGGCGTATCCAGAAAAATTGAATCTATTGATGAAAGAAAACGCCTTCAAAAACTTATTGAAAGCATTCGTCCAAAAAATTTTGGAGTAATTGTTCGCACCGTTGCCGCCGGAGTAAGTGTTCAAAAATTACATGAGGATTTACTTAATCAATTAAAAAACTGGGAAAAATTAACTGAGCAACTGAGGGTGGGCAATGCTCCAAAACTTGTATTCAGCGAAACCAGCAAAACAAATACTTTATTAAGAGATATTTTGAATGAATCTTTTAATGAAGTAATAGTAAACGATGCGGAAATTGCACAGGAAATAAAAAATTATATTAAAAGAATTGCGCAAGGTCGTGAAAAGATAGTTACTGTGCATACGGGGAATAAACCTGTATTTGATGCTTATGGTGTAACACGACAAATCAAATCCTTATTTGGTCGCACCGTAAATATGGAAAGTGGCGCTTATCTAATAATAGAACATACAGAAGCATTGCATGTAATTGATGTGAACAGCGGCAATAAGACGGCAGTGAAAGGTGATCAGGAACAAAATGCATTCAGTGTAAATATGGAAGCTGCAAAAGAAATTGCAAGGCAATTGCGGCTTCGAGATATCGGTGGCATTATCGTGATTGACTTTATTGATATGCGTAATCCAGAGAACAAGAAGAATGTTTATAATGAATTAAAAACGGCAATGGAAAACGACCGGGCCAAACATACCATTTTGCCAATCAGCAAATTTGGTGTGGGACAGATTACCCGGCAGCGTGTAAGGCCTGAGTTAAGTATTGCCACTCAGGAAGTTTGCCCAACTTGTAATGGTACCGGAAAAATTGAAGCAAGTATTTTATTGTTAGATGAAATTGAAAGAAAAATAAAATATCTGATAGTTACTCAAAATCAAAAATCATTTAAGCTTGTATTACATCCCTATCTGGAAGCATATATTAAAAAAGGAAATTTATTTAATTCCATTCAATGGAAATGGTACCGTTTGTATAAGCGATGGATTAAGATAATTGCAAGTGATGATTATCAGCTTGTTGAATATCGTTTTTACGATATCAACGATGAAGAAATTGTTTCAAACTAA
- a CDS encoding single-stranded DNA-binding protein, whose protein sequence is MSGVNKVILIGHLGKDPEVRNFEGGNMTAKFSLATTESYRDKTGNRVESTEWHNIVLWSKLAEVASKYLHKGSQVYIEGKIRNRSYDDKDGNKKYITEVVVDTFTMLDKKPTSGGSDGDVNSTDSHSNSNESSNPAPDDDLPF, encoded by the coding sequence ATGAGCGGAGTAAACAAAGTAATTTTAATCGGGCATTTGGGAAAAGATCCTGAGGTGCGCAATTTTGAAGGCGGCAATATGACTGCAAAATTTTCATTAGCAACCACCGAATCGTATCGGGACAAAACAGGTAATCGTGTGGAAAGCACGGAATGGCACAACATCGTTTTGTGGAGTAAGCTTGCCGAAGTAGCCAGCAAATATTTACACAAAGGGAGTCAGGTGTATATTGAGGGGAAAATACGTAATCGTAGCTATGATGATAAGGATGGAAATAAAAAATATATTACCGAAGTGGTTGTTGATACCTTTACCATGTTAGATAAGAAACCAACAAGTGGTGGTTCTGACGGTGATGTAAATTCAACGGATTCACATAGTAACTCTAACGAATCTTCTAACCCTGCACCGGATGATGATTTACCTTTTTAA
- a CDS encoding tetratricopeptide repeat protein → MKWNKQFSTVLVGLILVAVLYFGLSNKPPKKTAFDTLRESLIDTLALPNLEKIIALEAELQKAKGPEKESKYEALSHQWEHAGYLTIAGDYLRQKANAFPTYENYMEAGQILFNALSTDTTENMQVNLVYSSRYCYEKAIELKPGDADAQIGLATVLVQGTNEPMKGIVMLREVVAKDPLNINANIELGRFSMMSGQYDKAIERFNAVLQKDSLHLQSRYFLAEGYLGLSDTTAAIDQLEKIIEIEKDSTVQNRIQLYINYLKKL, encoded by the coding sequence GTGAAATGGAATAAACAATTTTCTACAGTATTAGTGGGATTAATTTTGGTTGCAGTACTTTACTTTGGTCTTTCTAATAAACCTCCAAAAAAAACAGCTTTTGACACATTACGTGAGAGCTTAATAGATACTTTAGCCCTTCCGAATTTGGAAAAGATAATTGCGCTGGAAGCTGAATTGCAAAAAGCAAAAGGTCCGGAAAAAGAATCAAAGTATGAAGCACTTTCACATCAATGGGAACATGCTGGTTATCTCACAATTGCCGGTGATTATCTCCGTCAAAAAGCAAATGCGTTTCCCACTTATGAAAATTATATGGAAGCCGGACAGATTTTATTTAATGCATTAAGCACCGACACCACCGAAAACATGCAGGTAAATTTGGTGTATAGTTCTCGTTATTGTTATGAAAAAGCAATTGAATTAAAACCGGGTGATGCAGATGCGCAAATTGGGCTGGCAACTGTTTTGGTTCAAGGCACTAACGAACCTATGAAAGGAATTGTAATGCTGAGGGAAGTGGTAGCTAAAGATCCATTAAACATAAATGCAAATATTGAACTCGGTCGTTTTTCTATGATGAGCGGACAATATGATAAAGCAATTGAAAGATTTAATGCTGTTTTACAGAAAGATTCTCTACATTTGCAGTCCCGTTATTTTTTGGCTGAAGGATACCTCGGATTAAGTGATACAACTGCAGCTATAGACCAACTGGAAAAGATCATTGAAATAGAAAAGGATTCTACGGTGCAGAACCGAATCCAACTCTATATAAATTACTTAAAGAAACTTTAA
- a CDS encoding rhodanese-like domain-containing protein, which produces MSLEELLKQDATIVDVRTPVEFNTAHANGSINIPLGEIMMHLKELKEMQKPIVLICASGNRSGQAAIYLTQNGLTEVYNGGSWLDINYIHSLNVK; this is translated from the coding sequence ATGAGTTTAGAAGAATTACTGAAACAGGATGCAACAATAGTTGATGTGCGAACTCCTGTAGAATTTAATACAGCCCATGCGAATGGAAGTATAAATATTCCACTGGGTGAAATAATGATGCACCTGAAAGAGCTTAAAGAAATGCAAAAGCCAATTGTATTAATTTGTGCCAGTGGCAATCGCAGTGGGCAAGCAGCAATTTACCTCACACAAAATGGATTAACCGAAGTGTATAATGGAGGTTCATGGTTAGATATTAATTACATTCATTCTTTAAACGTAAAATAA
- a CDS encoding ABC transporter ATP-binding protein: MKTKKPLLSQNDFTLLNRLLSYAGAYRRQFIISALLAVLLAILGPLRPYLVELTVDKYILHKDFRGLVILSLISLLVLVTESFIRYSFLFITNWLGQSVVKNLRLQVFKHILGLRLTYFDKTAVGTSTTRTINDLETINSVFTEGIIQIIADLLTIIFVMAFMFYSNWQLTLVSLISFPLIIYATYIFKEGIKSTFQSVRTQVAALNAFLQEHITGMKVVQIFNAENQEYKKFKAINNKHRNANIRSVWYYSIFFPVVEIITALAMALMVWYGAHNVIKGTASVGEITAFILYLNMLFRPLRMLADKFNTLQMGVVASDRVFKILDNTNRIENNGDIHAENIKGKIIFKDVWFAYNNDEYVLKNINLEIQPGETVAVVGATGAGKSSIINILNRFYPIQKGEITIDDIPIENYELGSLRKQIGMVQQDVFLFSGSIFENITLHNHHITKQQVIDAAKMLGAHSFIMKMPGNYDYNVMERGATLSLGQRQLISFIRALVFNPHILILDEATSSVDIETEQLIQYAVENLIAQRTSIIIAHRLSTIQNADKIIVLDHGEIKESGTHESLLALNGYYRHLYDMQFKKEAV; the protein is encoded by the coding sequence ATTAAAACAAAAAAACCACTGCTAAGTCAAAATGATTTTACATTATTAAATCGTCTATTGAGTTATGCAGGTGCTTATCGCAGGCAGTTTATTATTTCTGCATTGCTTGCGGTTTTGTTAGCAATTCTTGGCCCGCTGCGTCCTTATCTTGTTGAGCTTACCGTTGACAAATATATTTTACATAAAGATTTCCGTGGCTTAGTTATATTATCACTCATTTCATTATTGGTATTGGTAACAGAATCTTTTATTCGTTATTCATTTCTATTTATAACCAACTGGTTGGGACAAAGTGTTGTGAAAAATTTACGTCTCCAGGTGTTTAAACATATACTCGGTTTAAGATTAACCTACTTTGATAAAACTGCCGTAGGCACTTCCACCACCCGAACAATTAATGATCTTGAAACTATAAATAGCGTATTCACCGAAGGTATTATTCAAATAATTGCTGACTTGCTCACTATCATTTTTGTAATGGCTTTTATGTTTTACAGCAATTGGCAATTGACATTAGTAAGTCTAATAAGTTTTCCGCTTATCATTTATGCTACCTATATATTTAAGGAAGGAATAAAATCCACTTTTCAAAGTGTGCGCACACAAGTGGCGGCATTGAATGCATTTCTGCAAGAACATATTACGGGAATGAAAGTAGTGCAAATTTTTAATGCTGAAAATCAGGAATACAAAAAATTTAAAGCGATCAACAATAAACATCGCAATGCAAATATCCGGTCTGTTTGGTATTATTCTATTTTTTTTCCTGTAGTAGAAATTATTACTGCACTTGCTATGGCATTGATGGTATGGTATGGTGCACACAATGTAATTAAAGGCACAGCAAGTGTGGGAGAAATAACTGCATTCATTTTATATCTGAATATGTTATTCCGCCCATTGCGTATGCTTGCAGATAAATTCAATACACTGCAAATGGGTGTGGTTGCCAGTGATCGTGTTTTTAAAATTTTAGACAATACAAACCGCATCGAAAATAATGGAGATATACATGCAGAAAATATAAAAGGTAAAATAATATTTAAAGATGTTTGGTTTGCATATAACAATGATGAGTATGTACTAAAAAATATAAATCTGGAAATTCAACCCGGTGAAACAGTTGCGGTTGTGGGCGCTACAGGTGCCGGTAAATCTTCAATCATCAATATATTAAATCGTTTTTATCCCATTCAAAAAGGAGAAATAACTATTGATGATATACCGATTGAAAATTATGAATTGGGATCGCTGCGCAAACAAATTGGAATGGTGCAACAGGATGTATTTTTATTTTCAGGATCTATATTTGAAAATATAACACTGCACAATCATCACATTACCAAACAACAAGTAATTGATGCAGCAAAGATGTTGGGTGCGCATTCTTTTATAATGAAAATGCCGGGTAATTATGATTATAATGTAATGGAACGTGGTGCTACTTTATCCTTAGGTCAACGGCAATTAATTTCTTTTATACGTGCCTTGGTTTTTAATCCGCATATTTTAATTTTAGATGAAGCCACTTCTTCTGTAGATATTGAAACTGAACAACTCATTCAATATGCTGTAGAAAATCTGATTGCACAACGCACTTCAATTATTATTGCACACCGACTTTCTACAATACAAAATGCGGATAAAATAATTGTGTTGGATCATGGCGAAATAAAAGAAAGCGGGACACATGAATCACTACTTGCATTAAATGGCTATTATCGCCATCTCTATGATATGCAATTTAAAAAAGAAGCAGTTTGA
- the mutY gene encoding A/G-specific adenine glycosylase — protein MFYNRFRNKLLQWYDIHGRDLPWVNESDPYKIWLCEVIMQQTQVAQGLSYYYKFINAFPTIFDLAKVDEHTILKMWEGLGYYSRARNLHATAQIIVKIYNGVFPDSYKELIELKGIGSYMAGAILSFAWNKPYCVADANVNRIIARFYGLQSEINSIEFNNEVQVHLQKCFDKKQAAKFNQAMMDFGSLVCKAKLPDCMNCPMSKNCYAYQNNLQDVLPIKPIKKSRRNRYFNYLVFRSGNKTIITQRLENDIWKNLFQFPLLETIKVSNWKSLQKTIVQMYGSRKLSPKPLIIKAKPQQLTHQLIHATFYIIEVDDFNGLKLPEDKAVTLTGIKKYTFPGIIRDFFNQLT, from the coding sequence ATGTTTTACAATAGATTTCGTAACAAGTTATTACAATGGTATGATATACATGGTCGGGATTTGCCGTGGGTAAATGAATCTGATCCATATAAAATTTGGTTATGTGAAGTTATAATGCAGCAGACTCAAGTTGCTCAGGGATTATCGTATTACTATAAATTTATAAATGCGTTTCCAACAATATTTGATTTAGCAAAAGTAGACGAACACACTATTTTGAAAATGTGGGAAGGTTTGGGTTATTATTCACGAGCCAGAAATTTGCATGCAACTGCACAAATAATTGTAAAGATTTACAATGGTGTATTTCCAGATAGTTATAAAGAGCTTATTGAATTAAAAGGTATTGGATCATATATGGCGGGTGCAATACTTTCTTTTGCCTGGAATAAACCATATTGTGTTGCCGATGCAAATGTGAACAGAATTATTGCAAGGTTCTACGGCCTTCAATCAGAAATTAATTCTATTGAATTTAATAATGAAGTTCAAGTACACCTGCAAAAATGTTTTGATAAAAAGCAAGCTGCAAAATTTAATCAGGCAATGATGGATTTTGGAAGTTTGGTGTGTAAAGCAAAATTGCCAGATTGTATGAATTGTCCCATGTCCAAAAACTGTTATGCCTATCAAAATAATTTACAAGATGTATTACCTATTAAACCAATAAAAAAAAGTCGTCGCAATAGATATTTTAATTATTTGGTCTTCCGTTCGGGAAATAAAACAATTATTACTCAAAGATTAGAGAATGATATTTGGAAAAATTTATTTCAATTCCCGTTATTAGAAACGATTAAAGTGTCAAATTGGAAGTCGCTTCAAAAAACCATAGTTCAAATGTATGGATCGAGAAAACTATCACCAAAGCCACTGATTATAAAAGCAAAACCTCAGCAATTAACACATCAACTCATACATGCCACTTTTTACATTATAGAAGTAGATGATTTTAATGGATTAAAACTGCCGGAAGATAAAGCGGTTACCCTTACGGGAATAAAAAAATATACATTTCCGGGTATAATTCGAGATTTTTTTAATCAACTTACTTAA
- a CDS encoding rhodanese-like domain-containing protein, with protein MHLTIIYLKRTFAIILFTGIISLQYACSQSEQTTKETTVSVQQEETIAENLNTEQFYEMMQSQSGQIVDVRTPEEFATGHVPEAVNIDLRNPDFKKNLEQLDPDKTVFVYCASGNRSSQAMNVMKQDGFKIIYNHKGYFNDWVKKGYPVTK; from the coding sequence ATGCATTTAACTATAATTTATTTGAAAAGAACATTTGCTATAATTCTGTTTACAGGAATCATTTCATTGCAATACGCATGTTCTCAAAGTGAGCAAACTACAAAGGAAACAACGGTAAGTGTGCAACAGGAAGAAACCATTGCAGAAAATTTAAATACAGAACAGTTTTATGAAATGATGCAATCCCAATCCGGACAAATTGTGGATGTAAGAACTCCTGAAGAATTTGCAACAGGACATGTTCCGGAGGCTGTGAATATTGACCTTCGCAATCCTGATTTCAAAAAGAATCTGGAACAATTGGATCCTGATAAAACAGTATTTGTGTATTGCGCTTCCGGCAACAGAAGTTCGCAGGCAATGAATGTGATGAAGCAAGATGGTTTTAAAATAATTTATAACCATAAAGGATATTTTAATGATTGGGTTAAAAAAGGATATCCAGTTACAAAATAA